The Mercurialis annua linkage group LG7, ddMerAnnu1.2, whole genome shotgun sequence genome includes the window TGAGTAGCCCCCCGGTCCATTATTTGTGCTCCCTCTGAATTCCTGCAGCGGTGATTAAATCTCTTTAGCGTTCTATGAGATGTTTCTTGTGGAGTGGATCTGCAGACCATGTGGGTTTTAGTAAGGTTTCTTGGCACGATGTTTGTCTTCCGATAGAACATGGAGGTTTAAACATTACTCCTTTGCGAATCAAAAATCAGTCTCTTCTCTTAAAGTGGATTTGGAAGCTAAGAATGGGTAacaaatcgactctttggtTTACCGTTATTTCTTGTAGTTCAGGCATCTCGAATTGGCGTGGTATTGAAACAATTAATTTGTCAAAGCTATCTCACCTTTGGCGTGGGATTTATTCCACTTGTGTCAAAAACATAGATGTTTGGGATGGATTCAAAGGAGGCATATCAGTTCGATTAGGCAGcggaaataatataaatttttggaaTGATATCTAGGTTGGAGAGCGTTCATTAGCTTCTTACTATCCAAGATTATTTCAAATAGTTTCAGAAAAGAGAGCTTCAGTTAAACAATATTTTGATTCAGCTTCTCAAACATATTGTCTGAACTGGAGCCATAGTCTTCGTGTTGGTGATCGTGACCTTCTCGCCAGACTTCAAGCTCAGATTTGTCATCTTCAGCCAAGAGAGGGAGCTGTTGATTCAATTTGTTGGGAAAAATCTGATGGTTATACTCCGACAGCTCAAAGGCCAGTGATGAACTCTTCTACAATGGCAGTACAAAATGCAGCGGTTTTAACTTTTACTAAGTTATGGAAAATTAAACTCCCGCCTcgaattattttctttttctggtTGCTGTCGAGAAGCAGAATTTCCTCATTCAGTTTAGCTTACAAAGGCGTAATCTTATGGGAAAATACGGGCTGCACATATTGTTCTTTAGAGAAAAATAATTTGCATATTATCATGCACTGTCACTTTGCATGGGAGGTTTGGAGCAAGCTTCTTCATATGTGTAATACTAGTTCTGCTATGCCAAATTCTTTGcttcattttttacaatttatggGAATCACTTTCAGATATGAAACATCGTGTTTATGGAGGACAATTTGGTTTTATTGTGTTTGGGATTTATGGAAGGCAAGAAATAGACGGGTTTTCAATGATGAGATTATTGAGGCAGATTTTGTGGTTTACATGATGATTAGCAAAGCGGTGAAATTTTACAAATTGACTAATCATGGATTTGCTTATTCCGGAAATGATGTTTTTCGCAgtttagtatttttttgtaatCATGCTTGAATTCCTTTGCCTTTTTTAGAATTTTGCCAATCATGGCTTTGTGATTGAGCTAATAAACccatcatttatcaaaaaaaaaaatcacatgaATCAATTTATTGAAATGTTATGAGTTGAAGATTta containing:
- the LOC126657249 gene encoding uncharacterized protein LOC126657249; this translates as MEVGERSLASYYPRLFQIVSEKRASVKQYFDSASQTYCLNWSHSLRVGDRDLLARLQAQICHLQPREGAVDSICWEKSDGYTPTAQRPVMNSSTMAVQNAAVLTFTKLWKIKLPPRIIFFFWLLSRSRISSFSLAYKGVILWENTGCTYCSLEKNNLHIIMHCHFAWEVWSKLLHMCNTSSAMPNSLLHFLQFMGITFRYETSCLWRTIWFYCVWDLWKARNRRVFNDEIIEADFVVYMMISKAVKFYKLTNHGFAYSGNDVFRSLVFFCNHA